A window of the Terriglobia bacterium genome harbors these coding sequences:
- a CDS encoding APC family permease, with product MTPPAAEHDTSAPELVRGIGVGGATVLNMIDMIGVGPFITIPLIVSAVGGPQAMFGWIAGALLAMCDGLVWAELGAAMPRSGGSYQYLSQIYGPRGLGRLLSFLFIWQLSFSAPLSIASGCIGLAQYATYLFRPLGTVIWSHGFSLQLPVLGSLQADVVFSRTTLVAIAACAFAAFLLYRRITTIGAISKLLLGGVVAAIALVIWTGATHFRSALAFDFPPGAFTLGRGFFLGYGSALLVATYDFWGYYNVCFIGDELKDPARTMPRAVIYAILGVAAIYILMNVSILGVVPWRELIETSHSDARFYVVSSMMERVYGHGAAVVITLLIMWTAFASVFSLMLGYSRVPYAAALDGNFFRAFARVHPVKRIPHVALAWLAVAAAAFCFLRLADVIAALVVIRISLQFLLQIVGVVVLRVLRPEMPRPFRMWLYPVPALLATAGFLYVLVFRPSFQKELRYAALILGAGIVLYLLRAWRGREWPFALAPAPATHA from the coding sequence ATGACCCCTCCCGCCGCCGAACACGACACCTCCGCGCCCGAGTTGGTGCGGGGCATCGGTGTCGGCGGCGCCACCGTCCTCAACATGATCGACATGATCGGCGTTGGACCCTTCATCACGATCCCGCTCATCGTCAGCGCCGTCGGCGGACCGCAGGCCATGTTCGGCTGGATCGCAGGTGCGCTGCTCGCCATGTGCGACGGCCTGGTCTGGGCGGAACTCGGCGCCGCCATGCCCCGCTCCGGCGGCTCCTATCAATATCTTTCTCAGATCTACGGTCCGCGCGGCCTCGGACGCCTCCTCTCCTTTCTCTTTATCTGGCAACTGAGTTTCAGCGCCCCGCTCTCCATCGCCTCCGGATGCATCGGCCTGGCGCAGTACGCCACCTATCTTTTCCGGCCACTGGGTACCGTGATCTGGTCGCATGGGTTTTCTCTCCAGCTTCCCGTCCTCGGAAGCCTCCAGGCCGACGTGGTGTTCTCGCGCACGACGCTGGTCGCGATCGCCGCCTGCGCATTCGCGGCGTTTCTGCTTTATCGCCGCATCACCACCATCGGCGCCATCTCCAAGCTTCTGCTCGGAGGCGTGGTCGCGGCCATCGCGCTCGTGATCTGGACGGGCGCCACGCACTTCCGCTCCGCGCTGGCCTTCGATTTCCCCCCGGGCGCCTTCACCCTCGGCCGGGGATTCTTCCTCGGATACGGTTCCGCTCTGCTGGTCGCCACCTACGATTTCTGGGGCTACTACAACGTCTGTTTTATCGGCGACGAGCTGAAGGACCCGGCGCGCACCATGCCCCGCGCCGTCATCTACGCCATCCTCGGCGTCGCCGCCATCTACATCCTGATGAACGTCAGCATCCTGGGCGTGGTGCCCTGGCGCGAGCTGATTGAGACCTCGCATTCCGACGCCCGCTTCTACGTCGTCTCCTCCATGATGGAACGCGTGTACGGCCACGGCGCCGCCGTCGTCATCACCCTGCTGATCATGTGGACCGCCTTCGCCTCGGTCTTCTCCCTGATGCTCGGCTACTCGCGTGTACCCTACGCCGCTGCCCTCGACGGCAACTTCTTCCGCGCCTTCGCCCGCGTGCACCCCGTCAAGCGCATCCCGCACGTCGCCCTGGCCTGGCTGGCGGTCGCCGCGGCCGCTTTCTGTTTCCTGCGTCTCGCCGACGTGATCGCCGCCCTGGTCGTCATCCGCATCTCTCTTCAATTCCTGTTGCAGATCGTCGGCGTCGTGGTCCTCCGCGTTCTGCGCCCCGAGATGCCGCGCCCATTCCGCATGTGGCTGTACCCTGTGCCCGCCTTGCTTGCCACCGCGGGTTTTTTGTACGTACTCGTCTTCCGTCCTAGTTTTCAGAAGGAGTTGCGTTACGCCGCGCTAATCCTCGGCGCGGGCATCGTGCTGTATCTGTTGCGGGCCTGGCGAGGCCGCGAGTGGCCCTTTGCGCTCGCTCCCGCACCGGCCACGCACGCCTGA
- a CDS encoding MFS transporter, translating to MAETGQIPNVPVTDRWSGSAVAPFSEPLFRGIWVAAVISYTGTWMQNVGSAWLMTTMTMSPLMVGLVQAAMSLPVFLVVLPAGVLADMVDRRRLLLVTQTWMMLVAAVLGLLTLLHLVTPWILILFTLLLGFGAVMNDPAWQAITPEIVSSQNYASAVALNSAGFNVARAVGPALGGAIVAAAGSGSAFLLNAASFLGVIFVLHEWRRVPHENPFPATRFAEAMVVGIRYAHKSLAVRAVLLRTGVFSFSASAVLALLPIIASPYGSVGYGLLLGCFGLGAIAGATILPALRRRLSPDAQVALATLAFALVTFLLSTWHMFWLLAAALFAGGVAWIQILATLNMAAQTCSPAWVRARSISLYLLMLQGGMASGSAAWGAIANRFGIARALEIAAAGLLLGIVIVRSYRLQAGASVADIISTQIKA from the coding sequence ATGGCAGAGACCGGACAGATCCCGAACGTGCCCGTCACGGACCGATGGTCCGGATCGGCCGTGGCTCCCTTCAGCGAGCCGCTCTTCCGCGGCATCTGGGTGGCCGCCGTGATCTCCTACACCGGTACCTGGATGCAGAATGTCGGCTCTGCCTGGCTCATGACCACCATGACCATGTCTCCGCTGATGGTCGGACTCGTCCAGGCCGCCATGAGCCTGCCCGTCTTTCTCGTCGTGCTTCCCGCCGGCGTCCTCGCCGACATGGTCGACCGCCGCCGTCTTTTGCTGGTCACCCAGACCTGGATGATGCTGGTCGCTGCCGTTCTCGGCCTGCTCACCCTCCTGCACCTGGTCACGCCCTGGATTTTGATCCTCTTCACCCTGCTGCTCGGTTTCGGCGCCGTGATGAACGACCCCGCCTGGCAGGCCATCACCCCAGAGATCGTTTCAAGCCAGAATTACGCCTCCGCCGTCGCGCTCAATTCCGCGGGCTTCAACGTCGCGCGCGCCGTCGGCCCGGCTCTGGGCGGCGCCATCGTGGCCGCCGCCGGCTCCGGTTCCGCCTTCCTGTTGAACGCCGCCTCCTTCCTCGGCGTGATCTTCGTCCTCCACGAGTGGCGGCGCGTCCCCCACGAGAATCCTTTCCCCGCCACCCGCTTCGCCGAGGCCATGGTCGTGGGCATCCGCTACGCCCACAAGTCTCTGGCGGTTCGCGCCGTCCTGTTGCGCACCGGCGTCTTCAGCTTCTCCGCCAGCGCGGTCCTGGCGCTGCTGCCCATCATCGCCAGTCCCTACGGATCGGTCGGCTATGGCCTGCTGCTGGGATGTTTTGGATTGGGGGCCATCGCCGGTGCGACCATCCTGCCTGCGCTCCGCAGGAGGCTCTCCCCGGACGCGCAGGTGGCCCTCGCCACCCTGGCATTCGCATTGGTCACCTTCCTGCTCTCCACCTGGCACATGTTCTGGCTGCTGGCCGCCGCGCTCTTCGCCGGCGGCGTTGCCTGGATCCAGATCCTGGCCACCCTCAATATGGCCGCTCAGACCTGCTCGCCCGCCTGGGTGCGGGCGCGTTCCATTTCCCTGTATCTCTTGATGCTGCAAGGAGGCATGGCCTCCGGCAGCGCCGCCTGGGGCGCGATCGCCAACCGCTTCGGCATCGCACGAGCGCTTGAGATCGCCGCCGCAGGGCTGCTGCTCGGCATCGTCATCGTGCGCTCTTACCGGCTGCAAGCCGGAGCTTCGGTCGCCGACATCATCAGCACTCAAATCAAAGCTTGA
- a CDS encoding GNAT family N-acetyltransferase: MLVRNALLPDAKQIERLISAEVTGSSLIPRSLPEICENIRDFMVIEDKGKVVGCGALHLYGLHLAEIRSITIRKSQRGKGAGRLLVDALLAEAERQRVTCICLFTKIPEWFARLGFRVAERESLPDKAYKDCQFCPKLHACDEIAMVRGELPNFAILAPAREERPVLTRIQP; the protein is encoded by the coding sequence ATGTTGGTGCGTAACGCCCTCCTTCCCGACGCCAAGCAGATCGAGCGCCTCATCTCCGCCGAGGTCACGGGCTCCAGCCTGATCCCGCGGTCGCTGCCCGAGATCTGCGAGAACATCCGCGACTTCATGGTCATCGAGGACAAAGGCAAGGTTGTCGGCTGCGGCGCTCTGCACCTCTACGGCCTGCACCTGGCCGAGATACGCTCCATCACCATCCGCAAGAGCCAGCGTGGCAAGGGCGCGGGACGACTCCTGGTTGACGCGTTGCTCGCCGAGGCCGAGCGCCAGCGCGTCACCTGCATCTGCCTCTTCACCAAGATCCCGGAATGGTTCGCCCGCCTCGGCTTCCGCGTCGCCGAGCGGGAGAGCCTGCCCGACAAGGCCTACAAGGACTGCCAGTTCTGCCCCAAGCTGCACGCCTGCGACGAGATCGCGATGGTGCGCGGTGAGCTGCCAAACTTTGCCATCCTTGCGCCCGCCCGCGAGGAGCGTCCGGTCCTGACGAGGATCCAGCCTTGA
- a CDS encoding DinB family protein has translation MKLARINVLVLLLFSVFAAAQDKPKTEAPKEPPSVTTILDRSFSNLEREFVPAVEAMPDGRFTFAPTNGEFKGVRTFRDQAMHVAATNYLVSAAILGEKPPVDLGKGENGPDNITSKPDVVKFVKESCAYTHKALATVNDKNINGWIKNPFGDGQATRLGMAMVVTWHSFDHYGQMVEYLRMNGIIPPASRPQK, from the coding sequence GTGAAACTCGCTCGCATCAATGTTCTGGTCCTGCTGCTGTTCAGCGTCTTCGCCGCAGCGCAAGACAAGCCGAAGACGGAGGCTCCCAAAGAGCCGCCGTCCGTCACCACCATCCTCGACCGTTCTTTCTCCAACCTGGAACGTGAATTCGTCCCCGCCGTCGAAGCCATGCCCGACGGCAGGTTCACCTTCGCCCCGACAAACGGCGAGTTCAAGGGTGTCCGTACCTTCCGCGACCAGGCCATGCACGTCGCCGCCACCAACTATCTGGTCTCCGCCGCCATCCTCGGAGAGAAGCCTCCCGTGGACCTCGGCAAGGGCGAGAACGGCCCCGACAACATCACCTCCAAGCCCGACGTGGTGAAGTTCGTGAAGGAATCGTGCGCCTATACCCACAAGGCCCTGGCGACCGTAAACGACAAGAACATCAATGGCTGGATCAAGAACCCGTTTGGCGATGGCCAGGCAACGCGCCTCGGCATGGCAATGGTCGTTACCTGGCACTCCTTCGACCACTACGGCCAGATGGTCGAATACCTGCGCATGAACGGTATCATTCCCCCGGCCAGCCGTCCCCAGAAGTGA
- a CDS encoding redoxin domain-containing protein: MRKAVLAVTVACLLVLSAGVARSWGNPDKKDSPPLGLKIGDTAPDFTLLAFDGKELKKVSLSDYRGKKNVALAFYVFAFTGG; encoded by the coding sequence ATGCGCAAAGCTGTGCTGGCTGTAACGGTGGCATGCCTGCTGGTCTTGTCGGCGGGTGTGGCCCGGTCGTGGGGGAATCCGGACAAGAAGGACAGTCCGCCGCTGGGTCTTAAGATCGGGGACACGGCGCCCGATTTCACGCTGCTTGCCTTTGACGGCAAGGAACTGAAGAAGGTGTCGCTCAGCGACTATCGCGGCAAGAAGAACGTAGCACTCGCGTTCTACGTGTTCGCCTTCACGGGCGGTTGA
- the argJ gene encoding bifunctional glutamate N-acetyltransferase/amino-acid acetyltransferase ArgJ, with product MSLRVPRGFLFSATAAQIKASGNLDLALAEAPMGASAAALFTRNRVVAAPVIVGREHLKRTRGRVRAVLVNSGNANCATGPAALAASKAVCADVGKLLQAAPEFIFPSSTGIIGVPLPVEKIRAALPRVVRERSLGEAALENFERAIMTTDTRPKLASEAFSSGGTTVTIAGVAKGAGMIHPNMATMLAYIFTDLDAAPKQLHSALRAACAVSFNCISVDGDTSTNDTLLLLASGASGIKLTRRNHSQFAQALTDVCRSLAGQIVFDGEGVKHVIRLDIEGAATDAHAHRIGNVIATSMLVKTAWAGADPNWGRILAAVGRSGVPVDPRHVDIFIGPHQVCRRGAKGEFSEDAAHTCMLQPKYDIRVRVGRGRGLAQLLTSDLTAEYVRINADYST from the coding sequence TTGAGTCTGCGCGTGCCGCGCGGGTTTCTGTTCTCCGCCACCGCGGCCCAGATCAAAGCCAGCGGCAATCTTGACCTCGCGCTCGCCGAGGCTCCGATGGGCGCCAGCGCTGCCGCGCTGTTCACCCGCAATCGCGTGGTCGCCGCGCCTGTCATCGTGGGCCGCGAACACTTGAAACGCACCCGCGGGCGCGTGCGCGCCGTCCTCGTCAACAGCGGCAACGCTAACTGCGCGACCGGTCCCGCGGCACTTGCCGCCAGCAAAGCGGTGTGCGCTGACGTCGGCAAACTGCTCCAGGCCGCGCCGGAATTCATTTTCCCGTCTTCCACCGGGATCATCGGCGTGCCGCTTCCTGTAGAGAAGATCCGCGCCGCCCTGCCGCGGGTTGTCCGCGAACGTTCCCTCGGCGAAGCCGCTCTGGAAAACTTCGAGCGCGCCATCATGACCACCGACACCCGCCCCAAGCTGGCGTCGGAAGCATTTTCTTCCGGCGGCACTACCGTCACCATCGCCGGCGTCGCCAAGGGCGCGGGCATGATCCACCCCAACATGGCCACCATGCTGGCCTACATCTTCACCGATCTTGACGCCGCCCCGAAGCAACTCCATTCCGCTCTGCGCGCGGCCTGTGCGGTCAGTTTCAACTGCATCTCCGTGGACGGCGACACTTCCACCAACGACACGCTTCTGCTTCTCGCCAGCGGCGCCAGTGGGATCAAGCTGACCAGGCGCAATCACAGCCAATTTGCCCAGGCTCTCACCGACGTCTGCCGCTCCCTCGCCGGGCAGATCGTCTTCGACGGCGAAGGAGTCAAGCACGTCATTCGTCTCGACATTGAGGGCGCCGCGACCGATGCCCACGCTCACCGCATCGGCAACGTCATCGCCACCTCCATGCTGGTGAAGACCGCGTGGGCCGGCGCCGATCCCAACTGGGGGCGCATCCTTGCTGCTGTCGGCCGCTCCGGTGTCCCCGTGGACCCGCGACACGTAGATATCTTCATCGGCCCCCATCAGGTCTGCCGGCGCGGGGCCAAAGGCGAATTCAGCGAAGACGCCGCCCACACCTGCATGCTTCAGCCCAAGTACGACATCCGCGTTCGCGTCGGCCGCGGCCGCGGACTCGCCCAGCTCCTCACCTCCGACCTCACCGCCGAATACGTCCGCATCAACGCCGACTACTCGACCTAG
- a CDS encoding PIG-L family deacetylase, whose translation MGERLFGRRPALILRKLALPFALLLGASASFAQRPDPLPVDTGATGLKQVLRQLQTTAHLMHTTAHPDDEDGGMLTLEARGHGVDTLLLTLDRGEGGQNKTGSNLFDELGVLRTLELLESDRYYGVQQRFTRLADFGYSKNAEETFQQWHGHDIGLGDMVRVIRTFRPDVIVSRFQGASRDGHGQHEAAGILSREAFRAAADPNRFPEQIREGLQPWQAKKLYVDNVRPGENYTVKLETTVVDPLLGASYAQFGMQGLKHQLSQGAGAWNLPPGPRFSMYKLVDSVIPPATDKDGHEPDFFAGIDTTIPGLASRVHADAIPNLKATLTEIQHDVEKATAAAEKSSYDAAEPLFLGLELTRQLIAEVSDSKVGALKKADLLEALQTKKSQFERAIALALDLQVIADPRMAASSLTPQGFEVFAAGDTLPLLVSVPTDEGNGLKIDRIQPELPSTWKWGKDVDIFGDPSSFRVLEGVTSFNIKIPPDAALSRPHFQRRNPETDTIYTVSTDPTAPLSPAPVRVRVDYSWHGHHASYHAVATSHQAAGPSTVAQKQVALAVGAPISVLLTPSASLIRAGTPKGFKVAVSATSYRFPPSPAFIRLQLPPGWQVTPKSQPLVLKNRLDQATATFTVRPDRLAEQHYTIRAIAESGGKTYSEGFSIVTREDLGVFYYYQPAIQKISAVNVNIPEGLKVGYVMGAGDDIPTALQQLGLDVHLITPDELAHADLSQFGTIVLGIRAYDTRDDLKQNHPRLLDYVKNGGTLLVQYNAGVQDFNSGNFTPYPAQLGRDRVAVEQAPVQVLAPTDPIFHYPNEITARDFDGWVQERGLYFMSSWDKQYEPLLASSDPGESPLQGGLLRARYGKGTYIYAGYAFFRQLPAGIPGAVRLFVNLIASGHNQSAAQSSNLGARP comes from the coding sequence ATGGGGGAAAGATTGTTCGGCCGCCGGCCCGCGCTGATTCTCCGAAAACTTGCGCTTCCTTTCGCCCTGCTGCTCGGGGCGTCGGCGTCCTTCGCCCAGCGTCCCGACCCGCTACCCGTTGATACCGGCGCCACGGGTCTTAAGCAAGTTCTCCGCCAGCTCCAGACAACCGCGCATCTCATGCACACCACCGCCCATCCCGACGACGAGGACGGCGGCATGCTCACTCTGGAAGCGCGCGGCCATGGCGTTGACACCCTCTTGCTCACTCTCGACCGCGGCGAAGGCGGCCAGAACAAGACCGGTAGCAATCTGTTCGACGAGCTGGGCGTGCTGCGCACCCTCGAGCTGCTCGAATCCGACCGCTACTACGGCGTCCAGCAGCGCTTCACCCGCCTGGCGGACTTCGGCTATTCCAAGAACGCCGAGGAGACTTTCCAGCAGTGGCACGGGCACGATATCGGCCTCGGCGACATGGTGCGCGTCATCCGCACCTTCCGTCCCGACGTCATTGTCAGCCGCTTCCAGGGCGCGAGCCGTGACGGACACGGCCAACACGAAGCCGCCGGCATTCTGAGCCGCGAAGCCTTCCGCGCCGCCGCCGATCCCAACCGCTTTCCCGAGCAGATCCGCGAAGGCCTCCAGCCCTGGCAGGCCAAGAAGCTCTACGTGGACAACGTCCGCCCCGGCGAGAACTACACCGTCAAGCTCGAGACCACCGTGGTCGATCCCCTGCTCGGCGCCTCCTACGCGCAGTTCGGCATGCAGGGGCTCAAGCACCAGCTCTCGCAGGGCGCCGGCGCGTGGAATCTTCCACCCGGCCCGCGCTTCAGCATGTACAAGCTGGTGGATTCGGTCATTCCCCCTGCGACGGACAAAGACGGCCACGAGCCCGACTTTTTCGCCGGTATCGACACCACGATCCCCGGCCTCGCTTCGCGCGTCCACGCCGATGCGATTCCGAATCTAAAGGCCACGCTGACCGAGATTCAGCACGATGTGGAGAAGGCGACCGCAGCCGCTGAGAAAAGCTCCTATGACGCCGCCGAGCCCCTCTTCCTCGGCCTCGAGCTCACGCGTCAGCTCATCGCCGAAGTAAGTGATTCGAAGGTCGGCGCCCTGAAGAAAGCCGATCTTCTCGAAGCCTTGCAAACTAAGAAGTCTCAGTTCGAACGCGCGATAGCTCTCGCGTTAGATTTGCAAGTGATTGCAGATCCCCGCATGGCTGCTAGCAGTCTTACTCCACAGGGCTTCGAGGTATTTGCTGCCGGGGACACACTCCCTCTTTTAGTGAGTGTTCCTACCGATGAAGGAAACGGCCTCAAAATCGATCGTATTCAGCCCGAGCTGCCCTCAACTTGGAAATGGGGGAAGGACGTGGATATTTTTGGAGACCCTTCCTCCTTCCGAGTATTGGAGGGAGTCACCTCATTCAACATCAAGATTCCGCCCGATGCTGCGCTCTCACGGCCCCACTTCCAGCGCCGCAATCCTGAAACCGACACCATCTACACGGTTTCAACCGATCCCACCGCACCGTTGTCCCCGGCTCCCGTCCGCGTTCGGGTGGATTACTCCTGGCACGGGCACCACGCGAGCTACCATGCCGTTGCAACTTCCCACCAAGCTGCCGGCCCATCGACGGTCGCCCAAAAACAGGTCGCTCTTGCAGTCGGCGCCCCGATATCAGTTCTCCTCACTCCTTCTGCATCACTCATACGAGCGGGTACTCCGAAAGGATTTAAGGTCGCGGTGAGTGCTACTTCTTACCGGTTCCCACCGTCTCCCGCTTTTATCCGCCTCCAACTACCTCCCGGCTGGCAGGTCACGCCGAAGTCGCAGCCGCTGGTGCTGAAGAATCGTCTCGATCAGGCAACTGCGACATTCACCGTTCGCCCCGACCGGCTGGCCGAGCAGCACTACACCATCCGCGCCATCGCCGAATCCGGCGGCAAGACTTACTCCGAAGGCTTCTCCATCGTCACCCGCGAAGACCTAGGCGTTTTCTACTACTACCAGCCCGCCATCCAGAAGATCAGCGCGGTGAACGTCAACATTCCCGAAGGCCTGAAGGTCGGCTACGTCATGGGCGCCGGCGACGACATCCCCACCGCGCTCCAGCAGCTCGGCCTCGATGTCCACCTCATCACCCCCGACGAACTCGCTCACGCCGACCTATCGCAGTTCGGCACCATCGTCCTCGGCATCCGCGCCTACGATACCCGTGACGACCTCAAGCAGAACCACCCGCGCCTTCTCGATTATGTGAAGAACGGTGGCACTCTCCTCGTGCAATACAACGCCGGCGTGCAGGACTTCAACTCCGGTAACTTCACGCCCTATCCCGCGCAACTCGGCCGCGACCGCGTCGCCGTGGAACAGGCGCCCGTGCAGGTCCTCGCTCCCACCGATCCCATCTTCCACTACCCCAACGAGATCACCGCCCGCGACTTCGACGGATGGGTCCAGGAGCGCGGCCTCTATTTCATGAGTTCCTGGGACAAACAGTACGAGCCGTTGCTGGCCTCCAGCGACCCCGGCGAGTCGCCGCTGCAAGGCGGTCTGCTCCGCGCCCGCTACGGTAAGGGGACGTACATCTACGCCGGTTACGCCTTCTTCCGCCAGCTTCCAGCGGGCATTCCCGGCGCCGTGCGCCTGTTTGTGAATTTGATCGCCTCCGGACACAACCAATCCGCCGCCCAATCGTCCAACCTAGGCGCCCGCCCATGA
- a CDS encoding redoxin domain-containing protein: MKAFQENLAKLEAADTQVLGVSMDSPFSNFYFAQMNGVTFPLLGDWGGEVTRKYGLLKTLEIQGTKMDTARRATFLIDKSGKIIEEQVDNEAVDPSKVVAACERKKKG, from the coding sequence ATGAAGGCCTTCCAGGAGAACCTGGCGAAACTGGAGGCCGCCGACACCCAGGTGCTGGGTGTGAGCATGGACAGCCCCTTCTCGAACTTTTACTTCGCGCAGATGAACGGAGTCACGTTCCCGCTGCTGGGAGACTGGGGCGGCGAAGTCACCCGCAAGTACGGACTGCTAAAGACGCTGGAGATCCAGGGCACAAAGATGGATACGGCGCGGCGAGCGACCTTCCTGATCGACAAGAGCGGGAAGATCATCGAAGAGCAGGTGGATAACGAGGCCGTGGACCCGTCGAAGGTTGTGGCGGCGTGCGAGCGGAAGAAGAAGGGGTAA
- the argH gene encoding argininosuccinate lyase gives MKMWSGRFRGGPDPEFDAWQRSFPFDRRLLPQEIAASKAHAAALHMAGVLSKSEFDATVRGLDQIEREGVASDDPAIEDVHHFVESRLVAVAGDVGYKLHTGRSRNEQIATDLRLYVRGQIDGLRGLLADLIGVLIERAQQAGDAAMPSYTHLQRAEPVLVSHWLLSYAEMFFRDMDRLADARARLNECPLGSGAIAGAILPLDRRSMATKLGFDRPTANSMDATSDRDFAIEFAQSLSLLAVHLSRWAEEMILFSTTEYGFITLPEAYSTGSSAMPQKKNPDSCELIRGKAGRVIANATALLIAAKGLPLAYNKDLQETQQPVFDSAEQCAAMMKIAAGFMFTVTFNFDRMRAAASTGCMNAMAAAGHLVKNGVPFRRAHELVGAAVQLALQNGCELQDLSPQQWKQCGVDSTGELRASLSLDAVLACHDVEGGTAPRRVQQALAHAQERLAASKGAAHVGA, from the coding sequence ATGAAGATGTGGTCTGGGCGTTTCCGCGGCGGGCCGGATCCCGAGTTCGACGCCTGGCAGCGCTCATTCCCCTTTGACCGCCGCCTCCTCCCGCAGGAGATCGCGGCCAGCAAGGCGCACGCCGCTGCCCTGCACATGGCCGGCGTCCTTTCGAAATCGGAATTCGACGCCACCGTCCGCGGCCTGGACCAGATCGAGCGCGAGGGTGTCGCTTCCGACGACCCCGCCATCGAGGACGTCCACCATTTCGTCGAGTCGCGCCTGGTCGCGGTCGCCGGCGACGTCGGCTACAAGCTGCACACCGGACGCAGCCGCAACGAGCAAATCGCCACCGACCTGCGCCTCTACGTCCGCGGCCAAATCGACGGACTGCGTGGCCTGCTCGCCGATCTGATCGGCGTGCTCATCGAGCGCGCACAGCAGGCGGGCGACGCCGCCATGCCCTCCTACACCCACCTCCAGCGAGCCGAGCCTGTGCTGGTCTCGCATTGGCTGCTCTCCTATGCGGAGATGTTCTTCCGCGACATGGACCGCCTTGCCGACGCCCGCGCGCGTCTGAACGAATGCCCGCTGGGCTCCGGCGCCATCGCCGGCGCGATCCTGCCTCTCGATCGCCGCTCCATGGCGACCAAGCTCGGCTTCGACCGTCCCACGGCCAACAGCATGGACGCCACCTCCGACCGCGACTTTGCCATCGAGTTCGCCCAGTCGCTCTCCTTGCTCGCCGTTCATCTCAGCCGCTGGGCCGAGGAGATGATCCTCTTCTCCACCACGGAGTACGGCTTCATCACGCTGCCCGAGGCCTACTCCACCGGCAGCAGCGCCATGCCGCAGAAGAAGAACCCCGATTCCTGCGAGCTCATCCGCGGCAAAGCCGGACGAGTCATCGCCAATGCCACCGCGCTTCTGATCGCCGCCAAGGGCCTGCCGCTGGCATATAACAAGGACCTTCAGGAAACGCAGCAGCCCGTATTCGACAGCGCCGAGCAATGCGCCGCCATGATGAAGATCGCCGCCGGCTTCATGTTTACGGTGACGTTCAACTTCGACCGCATGCGCGCCGCCGCCAGCACCGGCTGCATGAACGCCATGGCCGCCGCAGGGCACCTGGTCAAGAACGGTGTTCCCTTCCGCCGCGCCCACGAGCTGGTCGGCGCTGCGGTGCAGCTCGCGCTCCAGAACGGATGCGAGCTCCAGGATCTCTCCCCCCAGCAGTGGAAGCAGTGCGGAGTTGACTCCACCGGCGAGTTGCGCGCGAGCCTTTCGCTCGACGCCGTCCTCGCCTGTCACGACGTCGAGGGCGGCACGGCTCCCAGGCGTGTCCAGCAGGCGCTGGCCCACGCCCAGGAGCGTCTCGCGGCATCCAAAGGAGCGGCCCATGTTGGTGCGTAA